The following proteins come from a genomic window of Salvia hispanica cultivar TCC Black 2014 chromosome 4, UniMelb_Shisp_WGS_1.0, whole genome shotgun sequence:
- the LOC125219912 gene encoding ribosome production factor 2 homolog: protein MMRIKTPKNGRIKRELEKRAPKLVETGKKTLILHGTKTSSVLNSVLTEIHHLKKDNSIKYSRRNDKIRPFESGGETSLEFFSQKTDCSLFLFASHTKKRPNNLVLGRFYDHHIYDLVEVGIENFRSMGSFSYDKKLAPQLGSKPFFAFIGEAFESVDELKHLKEVLLDLFRGEVITNLNLAGLDRVYVCTALSSNRIFFSHFALRLKKSGTKVPRMELVEVGPSMDMVVRRHRQPDDSLRKEAMKMAPDSTKKKEKNVVKDDILGKLGKIYIPDQKVGSVPLADKSKGVKRERREAKAAKGDRDKPTTPKKQKKEDSE from the exons ATGATGAGAATAAAAACCCCGAAAAATGGCAGAATCAAGAGGGAGCTTGAAAAACGCGCCCCCAAACTC GTGGAAACGGGGAAGAAGACGCTTATACTTCACGGAACTAAAACGAGCAGTGTTTTGAATTCAGTGTTAACAGAAATTCATCATTTGAAGAAGGATAATTCCATCAAGTACTCGAGAAGGAATGACAAAATTAGACCTTTTGAGAGTGGCGGCGAAACTTCTCTCGAGTTCTTCTCTCAAAAGACAGATTGCAGCCTCTTTTTG TTTGCTTCTCACACTAAGAAGCGACCAAACAATCTCGTACTTGGACGATTCTATGACCACCATATATATGATCTTGTAGAGGTTGGCATTGAGAATTTCAGAAGCATGGGGTCTTTTTCGTATGATAAGAAGTTGGCTCCACAATTGGGGTCTAAGCCCTTTTTTGCTTTCATCGGAGAAGCTTTTGAGAGTGTCGATGAGCTCAAACACCTTAAAGAAGTCTTGCTTGATCTATTTCGTGGAGAA GTAATCACAAACTTGAACCTGGCTGGACTAGATCGTGTTTATGTGTGCACAGCTTTGTCATCAAACAGaatatttttctctcattttgcTTTACGCCTTAAAAAATCTGGCACCAAAGTTCCAAGGATGGAGCTTGTTGAGGTTGGCCCCTCTATGGACATGGTTGTTCGTAGGCACCGTCAACCTGATGACAGCCTCAGAAAAGAAGCAATGAAAATGGCACCTGATTCGACAAAGAAAAAG GAGAAGAACGTTGTCAAGGATGATATACTAGGGAAACTCGGAAAGATTTATATTCCAGACCAGAAG GTTGGGAGTGTGCCACTTGCTGACAAATCAAAGGGAGTGAAGAGGGAGCGACGGGAAGCTAAGGCGGCGAAGGGTGACAGGGACAAACCTACTACACCGAAGAAGCAAAAGAAAGAGGATTCagaataa